The Microcoleus sp. FACHB-672 sequence TTAGTAAGTCACTGACAAGATGTAACGCTAACAGTGGGGTTTTCCACAAATAGCAGTGACCGTGAGGCATGAATTGGCTGGGTGAAACGAAGTTTTTAAATATTTCCCACATTGGCCAAAGCTCTAAAATCTCTCTAAGGTTAATTGTGCTTTATTTAAAACTTTGAAGTAGCAAAAATAAATTATTTCTTTATATAAATGCACCCATTAAAATTAATTAAAAGCGACGCTATCAATGAACGCCCATCTTTTTTGCAAATCTTCATATACTTATGATATTTTCTTTCTGCCGGCTTGTCCAGTCTGAGCAACTACAGCCGAACTCGGTCGAAGGAAATAGGTAGCTTAACTGCTTAACACAAAAATATCTTTTTTTAATAATGGATTGTTTTTCATAATCTATGATTTCTATAGTCTGCATAAATAGTATCTTGTGTTACTTAAAGCCGATAATTTCATCATTAATGCTTACTAGGAGTCTCTTATTTAGAAAGCTCTACATATTTTATAATTTATGTCAATTAGAAAATGTACTGTCAGATGGATTTTAGCCCAGAGGGTCAGATGAAATAGAGGGGGAAATAGGGTGAAGGGGAGATGGGGTGAGGAATGCACGGAGTTTAGCCGACTCGTTTACAAGCCAAATGAGAGGCACCTTCGCTTAGCGGGTTGCCGGCTAGTGCAAATTAGATGTACGTTTCTGTAGTGGCGCGCCGGCAAAGTGAGGAGTCGTTCGCAGAACTGCTAAGCCAGATACAATAGTTAACAGATATGGAACGGTAGGCCAGATGACGCCTTCGCCAAAACTGGAGACTTCAAAATCAGTGAGCCAAAAACCGGCACTGTTATGGTGCGCTTGATGTTGAAACGGCTGAGTGCCCTTAAGAAAAATTTGCTCGATCACTTTGAAATCTTACTAAGTTGGAGTGGAGAAAGGGAATGGCTGATGAGACAGCGCCACAGGAAAAGCGCGTCATTCAAGTAGCGCACGCAATACCGGGACGTGTGCGCCTGCGAATTACGGACAAAACCTTTGAGCCGGCATTGGATGCCTTGGCGCAGGAGTTACGGTTGCACGATGGCATTTATGAAGTTTGTAAAAATCCTGAAACTGGCAGTGTACTGATTTCCTTTAATTCAACGATGCTGCCGTTGCCGGTGTTGTTAGAAGAACTTGAGGAGTATGGGGTTGCCGGTTTAAACTCTCAGATATCGGCAGCAAATCAATCGAAAAAACCAATTATGCAACCTTTTAACAGTCCAGAAAGCAATATTAAAAATGGCAGTAAGGAAGTGAACCAAGCACAGCATTCACTCGAAAATTCCAACTCTAAAATTGAATATCGCCTTCTCCATGCAATTCGCGGACGGGTGCGGTTTGGGGTACCTCGCCTCGCCACTGATCCGGAATATGCCTCACGCCTAGAGCAGTTGAGTGCAGCCGCAGCCGGTGTTACAGATGTTCGCGTGAACCCTGTAGCCGCATCAATTGTTATTAGTTATAATGCCGGTGCGGTTTCTGATCCTCAGATGCGTTCCCATGTTGCCGAGTTAATTCAATCTGCCGGCAATCTGCAAATTTCAACTGAACCTGCGCCAACTTCGGAAACAGAGGCAGAGATTGCGTCAGAAAAAGTTATTGATTTATCGCCGAAATTTCCACCCCTCACTTCAGATATTGAGCCTCAAATAGATCCGCCAATAGATGAGCCAGCCTTGGTTTCAAGCATCGAGCCTGAAATATCTGAGCTAAGCTTGGATGAGGTCGTAGAATCTCAACGACTTGATAAATTAGCACCCAGTGAGCTATTACCGACACCTCAAAGCTTGCCGGTTGAAAGTCAATCCTTTGACACTCAACTTGAAATCGAAACTATAGAAAACCGTTCGACTGATTTAGCTTTGCTGCCGGCACCAACTGATAGTAGTATCATGCCGGCATCCGTTGATCAAGATGACGATCTTGAAGAATTTCCCGATGATATTGAGATGTCTTTGTTCGATCATTTGGAAGAATTGCGACAACGGATTTTTTATTCGCTGATCGCTGTATTCTTTGGTATCGTTGGCTGTTTCGTCTTTGTCAAGCCAATTGTCCAGATATTAGAAGTGCCGGCTCAAAGCGTCAAATTTATTCAAATTGCTCCGGGAGAATATTTCTTTGTTTCCATGAAAACTGCCGGTTACAGCGGTTTGCTGGTAGCCACGCCTTTTATTCTCTACCAAATTATTCAATTTGTTTTACCTGGACTAACAAAGCGCGAACGTCGCTTTTTGGGTCCTATTGTGCTAGGTTCTAGCTTTCTATTTGTAGGCGGTTTGGCGTTTGCTTATTTTGCATTAATCCCTGCAGCCTTGCAATTCTTAATCAGCTACGGTGCTGATGTCGTAGAGCAAT is a genomic window containing:
- the tatC gene encoding twin-arginine translocase subunit TatC is translated as MPASVDQDDDLEEFPDDIEMSLFDHLEELRQRIFYSLIAVFFGIVGCFVFVKPIVQILEVPAQSVKFIQIAPGEYFFVSMKTAGYSGLLVATPFILYQIIQFVLPGLTKRERRFLGPIVLGSSFLFVGGLAFAYFALIPAALQFLISYGADVVEQLLSIDRYFEFILLLLFSTGIAFQIPVIQMLLGLLGIVSSKQMLSGWRYVFLGAAILGAVLTPSTDPLTQCLLGGAVVTLYFGGTGLVMLLGR